In a genomic window of Cataglyphis hispanica isolate Lineage 1 chromosome 18, ULB_Chis1_1.0, whole genome shotgun sequence:
- the LOC126856389 gene encoding sideroflexin-1: MSERKKIVAQDNVQEIDIERPYWDQSTYRGRALHFLTVTNPLNVFASKQRLEHARDVVTKYRQGENLEKQGITADELWNCKYLYDSAYHPDTGEKMLLIGRMSAQVPMNMMITGCMMTFYKSTPAVIFWQWINQSFNAVVNYTNRSGSSPIPTETLVRSYIGATGGAVITALTLNRLAQRGPPLAGRLVPLSAVAAANCVNIPLMRITELQNGIELQTEDGTKVGNSKRAAKQAIASVTLSRILMASPSMILAPIVMNYLDRRQLLRNAKWAAGPIQVLICGVCLTFATPLCCALFAQRVPISVNRLESDVQKQIRSYDPNLETVYYNKGL, translated from the exons ATGTcggaaagaaagaagatagTGGCGCAGGATAACGTGCAGGAGATAGATATCGAAAGACCGTACTGGGATCAGAGCACATATCGAGGAAGGGCATTGCACTTTCTGACAGTGACGAATCCGCTCAATGTCTTTGCTTCGAAACAGCGGCTCGAGCACGCGCGTGATGTCGTCACGAAATACAG ACAGGGCGAAAACCTGGAAAAACAAGGAATCACCGCGGATGAGTTATGGAACTGTAAATATCTTTACGACAGCGCTTACCATCCTGATACTGgcgaaaaaatgttattaattggGCGTATGAGCGCTCAAGTGCCCATGAATATGATGATAACTGGTTGTATGATGACGTTTTACAA GTCAACGCCAGCTGTAATTTTCTGGCAATGGATCAACCAGTCGTTCAATGCTGTAGTAAATTACACGAATCGCAGTGGCTCGAGTCCGATTCCCACAGAAACGTTAGTGCGGAGTTACATCGGCGCTACGGGAGGCGCTGTGATAACGGCGTTGACCTTGAACCGTCTTGCTCAACGTGGACCACCGTTAGCAGGTCGGCTGGTACCATTATCGGCGGTTGCGGCGGCTAATTGCGTGAATATTCCTTTGATGAGGATCACTGAACTCCAAAATGGAATCGAATTACAAACCGAGGACGGTACAAAAGTCGGCAACAGCAAACGTGCGGCAAAACAGGCAATCGCGTCTGTGACGTTATCACGGATACTTATGGCCTCTCCGAGCATGA TATTGGCGCCGAtagtaatgaattatttagatCGAAGGCAATTATTGCGTAATGCGAAATGGGCTGCCGGACCTATTCAAGTTCTAATTTGTGGAGTCTGTCTCACTTTCGCGACGCCGCTCTGCTGCGCTCTTTTCGCACAACGCGTCCCTATCTCGGTAAATCGATTGGAATCCGACGTACAAAAACAAATACGCTCGTACGATCCCAATCTGGAAACTGTTTACTATAATAAGGGCCTTTAA